A window of the Desulfobacula toluolica Tol2 genome harbors these coding sequences:
- a CDS encoding MBL fold metallo-hydrolase, which produces MKNNSFSVCPLASGSKGNSLFVSCNNSSILIDAGLSGIEIQRRLTAVDIAPENLTAIIITHEHSDHIKGAGILSRRFDIPVYITKNTYHAAKGIGKIADLCFFECGIPFEIDQIMVSPFSISHDAEDPAGLTMEYNGHKIGIATDLGIATTLVKQHLKDSNILYLESNHDPDMLINGPYPWHLKQRIRGRTGHLSNMDAKQLVSELKTDALKHVILAHLSEENNCPRKAVQEVSKSLNASDIVLHVAGPDKPGKVIQL; this is translated from the coding sequence ATGAAAAATAATTCATTTAGTGTCTGTCCCCTTGCCAGCGGCAGCAAGGGGAACAGCCTTTTTGTTTCCTGTAATAACAGTTCCATTCTTATTGATGCGGGGCTTTCGGGGATTGAAATCCAACGGCGGCTGACTGCCGTAGATATAGCACCTGAAAATCTTACAGCCATTATTATTACCCATGAACATTCCGATCATATAAAAGGTGCAGGGATATTGAGTCGCCGATTTGATATTCCTGTTTATATCACAAAAAACACATATCATGCAGCCAAGGGTATTGGAAAAATTGCTGATCTGTGTTTTTTTGAATGTGGTATTCCTTTTGAAATTGATCAAATTATGGTCAGTCCGTTTTCAATTTCCCATGATGCCGAAGATCCGGCAGGGCTGACCATGGAATACAATGGTCATAAAATTGGAATAGCAACTGATCTGGGTATTGCCACAACTCTTGTAAAACAGCATTTAAAAGACAGCAATATTTTATATCTTGAATCAAACCATGATCCTGATATGCTGATCAACGGTCCCTACCCATGGCATCTCAAGCAGAGAATCAGAGGCAGAACGGGTCATTTATCCAATATGGATGCCAAACAACTGGTGTCGGAATTAAAGACAGATGCCTTAAAACATGTTATTCTTGCACATTTGAGTGAGGAAAATAATTGTCCCCGAAAAGCGGTTCAAGAAGTTTCAAAAAGCCTGAATGCTTCCGATATTGTTTTGCATGTTGCAGGGCCTGATAAACCTGGCAAGGTTATCCAGCTTTAA
- the rpsO gene encoding 30S ribosomal protein S15 produces MVLLAENKEEMIEQFKLHESDTGSPEVQVAILTHRISYLTEHLKIHKKDHHSRRGLLILVGRRRSLLDYVKKKDVNRYRSLIERLGLRR; encoded by the coding sequence GTGGTTTTATTAGCAGAAAACAAAGAAGAAATGATCGAACAATTCAAACTCCACGAGTCGGATACAGGCTCCCCAGAGGTGCAGGTTGCCATTTTAACCCACCGTATCAGCTATCTTACAGAGCATCTTAAAATTCACAAAAAAGATCATCATTCCCGACGGGGTCTGCTGATCCTTGTTGGAAGACGCAGAAGTCTTCTGGATTATGTTAAGAAAAAGGATGTGAATCGATACCGTTCTTTGATTGAAAGACTCGGACTGAGAAGATAA
- the infB gene encoding translation initiation factor IF-2, giving the protein MAKVRVYELAKDLNMTNRALLNKMKELKIEVKSHMSSLEDSAISAIKRSLLGKDKKNNDVQVKPSVIRRRRQKVEDTVVQEEDEELNQAVDSEKKSSVQEELTTASSDVKQQSIEKAPEELELKKTFEIPDPELKKAKLKPKIKKSQPAKIIKPAVIKPAVIKPAVIEKPEPKVEKIIPEPEPAVPPLAEEKVSRIEVPVVEKDEKPIEAEPETPVKKEVEKTAVKEVEPVVVEDTEKKIKKKKKKKKSTPAKIVKIADPAVLENLRRSASGEDKKRTDMKSDVRKETVNKKPFKNKERVSSPSKAIPDKNTPISGIHASAEMDAIKPKREKRKEAFGEDKPAGKRKQRKKKSVIEGDALYHTGRGRKKRGKKEAKGKKGKFQKTQITTPKAIKRRIKIDEAIELAELAKRMGIKANEMIAKLMTLGVMATVNQTIDFETATLVATEFDFDVEKASFEEEALLNHEIDGDDEDKKIGRAPVVTIMGHVDHGKTSLLDVIRKSKITSGEAGGITQHIGAYNVETPNGGRVTFLDTPGHAAFTAMRSRGAQVTDIVILVVAADDGVMPQTIEAINHSKAAGVPVVVAVNKMDKAGADPDRIMRELSELDLLAEEWGGSVIFVKVSAKTGEGIDDLLEMVLLQSEVLELKANPDRKAMGYVVESRLDTGRGAVATVLVKQGTLSDGDPIVCGLYSGRIRAMIDDSGSRIDAAGPSTPVEIIGLSGVPDAGDEFIAVASDKDAKQIAGNRMQKQRAKELAKKSRANLEKMFENLGSAEVKELKLIVKADVQGSIEALNDSLKDLAKEEVEIKIVHSGAGTINESDVALAAVSDAIIVGFNVRPSPQIRKLAKDEHVDMRFYDIIYNVINDIKAALDGMMPSTFHEIIIGRADVRETFVVPKMGTIAGCHISEGKVIRGKKVRLLRDGIIKCDTQLSSLRRFKDDVKEVEQGYECGIGLEKYNDIKVGDAIECYEVEERKYKAD; this is encoded by the coding sequence ATGGCGAAGGTCAGGGTATATGAGTTAGCTAAAGATCTGAACATGACGAACAGAGCGCTTCTTAATAAAATGAAAGAATTGAAAATTGAAGTTAAAAGCCATATGAGTTCTCTGGAAGATAGTGCTATTAGCGCAATTAAAAGAAGCCTTTTGGGAAAAGATAAAAAAAATAACGATGTTCAGGTGAAACCGTCTGTTATTCGCAGGCGCAGGCAAAAAGTTGAAGATACTGTTGTGCAGGAAGAGGATGAAGAATTAAACCAGGCTGTTGATTCTGAAAAGAAATCATCCGTACAAGAAGAATTAACCACAGCTTCATCAGATGTCAAGCAACAAAGCATTGAAAAAGCCCCTGAAGAATTGGAACTTAAAAAAACGTTTGAAATACCAGACCCTGAACTCAAAAAAGCTAAATTAAAGCCAAAGATCAAGAAAAGTCAGCCTGCCAAGATTATTAAACCTGCTGTCATTAAACCTGCTGTCATTAAACCTGCTGTCATAGAAAAGCCCGAACCAAAAGTCGAAAAAATAATCCCTGAACCTGAACCGGCAGTCCCCCCTTTGGCAGAAGAAAAAGTATCCCGGATCGAAGTGCCTGTTGTTGAAAAAGATGAAAAACCTATAGAGGCTGAACCTGAAACACCGGTGAAAAAAGAAGTGGAAAAAACTGCTGTTAAGGAGGTTGAGCCGGTTGTTGTTGAGGATACGGAAAAAAAGATAAAAAAGAAGAAGAAAAAGAAAAAATCCACTCCTGCAAAGATTGTCAAAATTGCTGATCCTGCGGTACTTGAAAATTTAAGAAGATCTGCATCTGGTGAAGATAAAAAGCGGACTGACATGAAAAGTGATGTCAGGAAAGAGACTGTAAATAAAAAACCGTTTAAAAATAAAGAGCGTGTCTCATCACCTTCCAAAGCAATTCCTGATAAGAATACACCAATATCTGGTATTCACGCTTCCGCTGAAATGGATGCAATAAAACCCAAAAGAGAGAAAAGAAAAGAGGCTTTTGGAGAAGATAAACCTGCCGGGAAAAGAAAACAGCGCAAGAAAAAATCCGTTATTGAAGGAGATGCCTTATATCATACCGGCCGTGGCAGAAAGAAACGCGGTAAAAAAGAGGCAAAAGGCAAAAAAGGAAAATTTCAGAAAACTCAGATTACCACGCCTAAAGCCATTAAAAGACGCATTAAAATTGATGAGGCCATTGAGCTTGCCGAACTTGCAAAACGTATGGGTATCAAGGCAAATGAAATGATTGCCAAATTGATGACTTTAGGAGTTATGGCAACTGTGAACCAGACCATTGATTTTGAGACTGCAACACTGGTCGCAACGGAATTTGACTTTGATGTGGAAAAAGCATCTTTTGAGGAAGAGGCCCTTCTCAATCATGAGATCGACGGTGACGATGAAGATAAAAAGATCGGGAGAGCGCCGGTTGTTACAATCATGGGGCATGTAGACCATGGAAAAACTTCTCTTTTGGATGTGATTCGGAAATCTAAAATTACCAGTGGTGAAGCAGGTGGAATTACCCAGCATATTGGTGCCTATAATGTTGAAACTCCCAATGGCGGACGGGTTACTTTTCTTGATACACCGGGTCATGCTGCGTTTACTGCAATGCGGTCAAGAGGTGCCCAGGTTACGGATATTGTTATCCTTGTCGTGGCTGCCGATGACGGAGTGATGCCTCAGACAATAGAAGCTATCAACCATTCAAAAGCAGCAGGTGTGCCGGTTGTGGTTGCGGTCAACAAAATGGATAAAGCCGGAGCTGATCCTGATAGAATTATGAGAGAACTCTCAGAGCTTGATCTGCTCGCAGAGGAATGGGGAGGCAGTGTTATTTTTGTTAAAGTGTCTGCAAAAACCGGAGAAGGCATAGATGATTTGCTTGAAATGGTTCTGCTGCAGTCCGAGGTTCTGGAACTCAAGGCCAATCCGGACAGAAAAGCCATGGGGTATGTGGTGGAATCACGGCTGGATACCGGACGCGGTGCTGTCGCTACTGTACTTGTAAAACAAGGAACCTTAAGTGATGGTGATCCCATTGTATGCGGACTTTATTCCGGCCGGATCAGGGCAATGATTGATGATTCTGGAAGCAGGATAGATGCGGCAGGTCCGAGTACGCCTGTTGAGATCATTGGTTTAAGCGGTGTGCCTGATGCCGGGGATGAGTTTATTGCGGTTGCATCTGACAAGGATGCAAAACAGATTGCCGGCAACAGAATGCAGAAACAAAGAGCAAAAGAGCTGGCCAAAAAAAGCCGGGCCAATCTTGAAAAAATGTTTGAAAATCTGGGTTCTGCCGAAGTCAAGGAGCTCAAGCTTATTGTTAAAGCTGATGTTCAGGGGTCTATTGAAGCCTTGAATGATTCGTTAAAAGATCTGGCCAAGGAAGAAGTGGAAATTAAAATTGTTCATTCCGGTGCCGGAACCATTAATGAATCGGATGTTGCTCTTGCAGCCGTATCAGATGCCATTATTGTCGGATTTAATGTCCGGCCGTCACCCCAGATTCGAAAGCTTGCCAAGGATGAACATGTGGATATGCGGTTTTATGATATTATTTATAATGTCATAAATGATATTAAAGCTGCATTGGACGGGATGATGCCGTCCACATTCCATGAAATTATTATTGGGCGGGCAGATGTCCGTGAAACTTTCGTAGTGCCGAAGATGGGAACCATTGCAGGATGTCATATTTCAGAAGGTAAAGTTATCCGCGGCAAGAAAGTAAGGCTTTTAAGGGATGGCATTATCAAGTGCGATACTCAGTTGTCATCTCTCAGGCGTTTTAAGGATGATGTCAAAGAAGTGGAACAGGGATATGAGTGTGGTATTGGTCTCGAAAAATACAACGACATCAAGGTGGGTGATGCAATTGAGTGTTATGAAGTTGAAGAAAGAAAGTACAAGGCTGATTGA
- the rbfA gene encoding 30S ribosome-binding factor RbfA: MKPYSRAERISGEIQYAITELLSKKMQDPRIEMVTISGVNLSSDLRVADIYIAVFGDKKRIKDALNGFKKSKGFIKKSIAPKLGLKYMPELRFFHDDTFDKAAKMDELIKSASTGPSDEQDS; this comes from the coding sequence ATGAAACCCTATTCAAGAGCTGAAAGAATCAGCGGTGAGATTCAATATGCCATTACTGAACTTTTAAGCAAAAAAATGCAGGACCCGAGGATTGAGATGGTCACTATCAGTGGTGTTAATCTGTCTTCTGATCTTCGGGTGGCAGATATATATATTGCCGTGTTTGGTGATAAAAAGCGGATCAAGGATGCCCTGAACGGGTTTAAAAAATCCAAAGGGTTTATCAAGAAGAGCATTGCTCCGAAATTAGGATTGAAATACATGCCGGAGTTAAGATTTTTTCATGATGATACCTTTGATAAGGCTGCCAAAATGGATGAACTTATTAAATCTGCTTCAACCGGACCATCAGACGAACAAGACTCATAA
- the truB gene encoding tRNA pseudouridine(55) synthase TruB: MKSGILSINKPEGISSARVVARVKKALGAKKVGHTGTLDPFATGLLLCGINQGTRISRFFLDGHKRYSAGICLGVETDTYDLTGKTVHTAPQNVMEKLRIRYVEDVVTSFIGIQDQLPPAFSALKHEGQPLYKLARQGKKIQKPPRRIEIFDIHINNIKLPYIDIEVFCSSGTYIRSIAFDIGRRLGCGAHLSRLCRTQSSAFKLEDAIDLDTLESIDKITAEQRIVSLSDCLEFLPEVVVEKSIAQKVRFGQKLLKKDIGITLENHDQLIRVTDDKNDLLAIIQLSENQQTYNYSCVFSS; this comes from the coding sequence ATGAAAAGTGGTATTCTATCGATAAATAAGCCTGAAGGCATATCTTCAGCCCGTGTGGTGGCGCGTGTTAAAAAGGCCTTGGGAGCAAAAAAGGTAGGGCATACAGGGACTCTGGATCCTTTTGCCACAGGCTTGCTGCTGTGCGGGATTAATCAGGGAACCCGGATATCCAGATTCTTTCTTGACGGCCACAAGAGATACAGTGCCGGGATTTGTCTGGGTGTGGAAACCGACACCTATGATTTGACAGGTAAGACTGTTCATACAGCACCGCAGAATGTTATGGAGAAACTCAGAATCCGGTATGTTGAGGATGTTGTAACATCATTTATTGGAATTCAGGATCAGTTGCCGCCTGCCTTTTCTGCCTTGAAACACGAAGGTCAGCCATTGTATAAACTGGCACGCCAGGGAAAAAAAATTCAAAAACCCCCTCGCAGAATTGAAATTTTTGATATTCATATAAATAATATCAAGCTGCCCTATATTGATATTGAGGTTTTTTGTTCATCCGGAACATATATCAGGAGTATTGCATTTGATATCGGCAGAAGGCTTGGATGTGGTGCCCATCTGTCAAGGCTTTGCAGGACACAGTCCAGCGCATTTAAACTGGAAGATGCGATTGATCTGGATACTCTTGAAAGCATAGATAAAATAACTGCCGAACAAAGAATTGTTTCCCTGTCAGATTGTCTTGAATTTTTGCCTGAAGTGGTGGTGGAAAAGTCAATTGCTCAAAAGGTTCGATTTGGACAAAAGCTTTTGAAAAAGGATATTGGGATTACACTGGAAAACCATGATCAATTGATCAGGGTAACAGATGATAAGAACGATCTTCTGGCAATTATTCAATTGAGTGAAAACCAGCAAACATATAATTATTCTTGCGTTTTTTCAAGTTAA
- the pnp gene encoding polyribonucleotide nucleotidyltransferase has product METKFTTTINGKEFSISGGKIAKQASGSVIVQYGETIVLVTAVSSKDPKPDISFLPLTVEYQEKIYSAGRIPGNYFRREIGRPSEKETLTARLIDRPIRPLFEDDYNYETQVIATVLSMDKIHEPDTLAIAGASAALQISDIPFAGPIAGIKVGRINGQFVANPTIEEMEESDIELVVAGSKTGVVMVEGGADIVSEKDMLDAIFFGHEAMQPIIDLQDQIKQAFGKEKRVFVPPARDEELIAEVIEYSKDKIYTQVQIKTKIERQNALSDLKNQVVEHFSQTYPEQTKDVKYAFSKCVKKVSRDIVLKEDKRIDGRAFDEIRQITCEVGSLPRPHGSALFTRGETQVLGILTLGSGMDEQRVETLMGNETRAFMLHYNFPAFSVGEVRRAGGPSRRDIGHGNLATRALQRVLPSPEEFEYTIRLVGEVMESNGSSSMGTVCSGTLALMDGGVPIKAPVSGIAMGLVKDDNKTAVLSDILGDEDHFGDMDFKVAGTAEGITALQMDIKIKELSKEIMEKALNQANGGRIHILNKMLETLKDAREDVSPHAPKIVSIQIKSDKIRDIIGPGGKVIRALQVETNTIIEVNDSGIVKIAAENEEDAALALKMVSDIALDPEIGEIYEGTVVKITDFGAFVNIKQGTDGLVHISELANYRVKKVTDVVKEGDVIPVKVLDVTRDGKIKLSYKATKTDEK; this is encoded by the coding sequence ATGGAAACAAAATTTACAACAACCATTAATGGAAAAGAATTTTCAATTAGTGGGGGAAAAATTGCCAAACAGGCATCAGGATCAGTTATTGTACAATATGGAGAAACCATTGTATTGGTTACGGCTGTTTCATCAAAAGATCCTAAACCGGACATTAGTTTTTTACCCTTGACTGTTGAATATCAGGAAAAAATATACTCGGCAGGAAGAATTCCAGGCAATTACTTCAGGCGGGAAATCGGCAGGCCTTCTGAAAAAGAAACCTTGACAGCAAGATTGATTGACAGACCTATTCGTCCTCTTTTTGAGGATGACTACAATTATGAGACACAGGTTATTGCTACTGTTCTTTCCATGGACAAAATTCATGAACCCGACACACTTGCCATTGCAGGAGCGTCTGCTGCTTTACAAATTTCCGATATTCCCTTTGCAGGACCTATTGCCGGTATTAAAGTCGGTAGGATAAATGGTCAGTTTGTTGCAAACCCGACGATTGAAGAGATGGAAGAAAGTGATATAGAACTGGTTGTGGCCGGTTCCAAAACAGGTGTGGTAATGGTGGAAGGCGGGGCAGATATCGTTTCTGAAAAAGATATGCTGGATGCTATATTTTTTGGTCATGAAGCAATGCAGCCTATCATAGATCTGCAAGATCAGATAAAACAAGCTTTTGGAAAAGAAAAACGGGTATTTGTGCCTCCTGCCAGGGACGAAGAATTGATTGCTGAGGTGATAGAATATTCAAAAGATAAAATTTATACACAAGTTCAAATCAAAACAAAAATAGAGCGCCAGAACGCACTCAGTGATTTGAAAAATCAGGTGGTTGAACATTTTTCTCAAACCTATCCCGAACAGACCAAAGATGTAAAATATGCGTTTTCTAAATGTGTTAAGAAAGTCAGTCGTGATATTGTTTTAAAAGAGGATAAAAGGATTGACGGCAGGGCCTTTGATGAGATCAGACAAATCACATGTGAAGTTGGAAGTCTTCCCAGGCCCCATGGGTCAGCTCTTTTTACACGGGGTGAAACTCAGGTCTTGGGTATTTTGACCCTGGGTTCCGGCATGGATGAGCAGCGGGTTGAAACTTTAATGGGAAATGAAACCAGAGCCTTTATGCTTCATTATAATTTTCCTGCCTTTTCAGTGGGTGAAGTAAGACGTGCAGGTGGTCCAAGCCGAAGGGATATTGGTCATGGAAATCTTGCGACCCGTGCCCTTCAAAGAGTTCTTCCTTCTCCTGAAGAGTTTGAATATACCATCCGTCTTGTGGGAGAGGTCATGGAATCCAATGGAAGTTCGTCCATGGGAACCGTATGTTCAGGAACCCTGGCATTGATGGATGGTGGTGTTCCCATAAAAGCACCGGTTTCCGGGATTGCCATGGGGCTTGTAAAAGATGACAATAAAACAGCAGTGCTTTCAGATATTCTGGGAGATGAAGATCATTTTGGTGATATGGATTTCAAGGTTGCTGGAACTGCTGAAGGAATTACAGCTCTCCAGATGGACATAAAGATTAAGGAACTGTCCAAAGAGATCATGGAAAAAGCCCTTAACCAGGCCAATGGAGGCAGAATTCATATCCTGAATAAAATGCTTGAAACTCTTAAGGATGCAAGAGAAGATGTTTCTCCTCATGCTCCCAAAATTGTCAGCATCCAGATTAAATCCGATAAAATAAGAGACATTATCGGTCCTGGAGGAAAAGTGATCAGGGCCCTTCAGGTTGAAACCAATACCATCATTGAAGTGAATGATTCAGGTATCGTCAAAATTGCTGCGGAAAATGAAGAAGACGCTGCCCTGGCTTTGAAAATGGTGTCCGATATTGCCCTTGATCCTGAGATTGGTGAGATCTATGAGGGAACAGTTGTTAAAATTACTGACTTTGGTGCCTTTGTCAATATCAAACAGGGTACTGACGGGCTGGTCCATATTTCAGAACTGGCAAATTACAGGGTGAAAAAGGTAACAGACGTGGTTAAAGAGGGCGATGTGATCCCTGTAAAGGTTCTGGATGTTACCAGGGATGGAAAAATAAAACTGAGTTACAAAGCAACAAAAACTGATGAAAAATAA
- a CDS encoding ABC transporter ATP-binding protein, with product MVPEPHKGEKQGEEKQIKLADLKLIKALLPFLKPYLWMLMLSTLLVFLVTFFDLLMPIFTQKAFDGFIVPVDPEKGIHIFGVTIESFQTFCILFCVFILTSFIIDFIQTIFMEYTGQKIILNLRCALFSHMTFLPVRFYDKNSSGRLVSRVAGDIENMNEMFTSILIFIFKDLMLMAAILVILFTINTKLALYLSALIPVIIISISMFSNILRTAFRGIRQKIAEINHSFSEALTGIKIIQTTSSRKKFMQRFELLNFEHFTAALFQIKIFSIFMPFVSFLGVLSVAIIIWTGSFEVMKDSLTLGGLVAFLTYMKLFFRPLRELSEKFNLLQNALASAERIITILNNDQAKQRINKKRIFLDKISSITFDQVNFSYKQDKIVLKDISFDLSRGKSIGIVGQTGSGKSSIINLITGFYQPDNGNILINHINYQSVNIEDIRSRTALVMQDPVLFSGSIRDNIKPFQGDMNNSRLEKALYNANCKFLFTKFSGLDTRIEEGGRPLSSGEKQLVCIARAFAFNPDLIIFDEATSYMDSQSEQKVHDAMKKLMKGRLSIIIAHRLSTVKQCDNILLLRDGSIQESGSHQELAALKGEYYHLLQKEKI from the coding sequence ATGGTGCCTGAACCCCATAAAGGAGAAAAACAGGGGGAAGAAAAGCAAATCAAGCTTGCTGACCTCAAACTGATAAAAGCATTATTGCCTTTTCTCAAACCGTATTTATGGATGCTGATGCTGTCGACACTGCTGGTTTTTCTGGTCACTTTTTTTGACCTGCTCATGCCGATTTTTACTCAAAAAGCATTTGACGGGTTCATCGTTCCCGTAGATCCTGAAAAAGGCATCCATATTTTCGGGGTGACAATTGAATCTTTCCAGACCTTTTGCATACTTTTTTGTGTATTTATTCTAACCTCATTTATCATTGATTTTATTCAGACCATCTTCATGGAATATACAGGTCAAAAAATCATATTAAACCTCAGGTGCGCACTTTTTTCCCACATGACTTTTCTGCCGGTCCGCTTTTATGATAAAAACTCAAGTGGAAGGCTTGTCTCCCGTGTAGCCGGGGATATTGAAAACATGAACGAAATGTTTACAAGTATTCTCATTTTTATTTTCAAAGATCTGATGCTCATGGCAGCCATTCTGGTGATACTTTTTACCATTAACACTAAGCTTGCACTTTATCTGTCTGCACTGATTCCGGTAATTATAATCAGTATCAGTATGTTCTCAAATATTTTGAGAACAGCTTTTCGAGGCATACGTCAAAAAATAGCTGAGATAAACCACAGTTTTTCAGAGGCTTTAACAGGCATCAAAATTATCCAGACAACATCCAGCCGGAAAAAGTTTATGCAACGATTTGAGCTGCTGAATTTTGAACATTTCACTGCCGCTCTTTTCCAAATAAAAATATTTTCCATATTTATGCCGTTTGTCAGTTTTTTAGGGGTATTGAGTGTGGCCATTATCATCTGGACAGGGAGCTTTGAAGTCATGAAAGATTCCCTTACCCTGGGTGGACTTGTGGCCTTTTTAACTTATATGAAACTTTTTTTCAGACCATTAAGGGAGCTGTCTGAAAAATTCAATCTTCTTCAAAATGCCCTGGCATCGGCAGAACGGATTATCACAATACTTAACAATGATCAGGCAAAACAACGGATAAACAAAAAAAGAATTTTTCTTGATAAAATTTCCAGTATCACATTTGATCAAGTCAATTTTTCATACAAACAAGACAAAATAGTCCTTAAAGACATCTCTTTTGACCTTAGCCGGGGCAAATCCATCGGTATTGTCGGACAGACAGGGTCAGGCAAAAGTTCCATCATCAACTTGATCACAGGATTTTACCAACCTGATAATGGCAATATTCTCATCAACCATATCAATTACCAGTCAGTCAATATCGAAGACATCAGAAGCAGAACCGCACTTGTCATGCAGGATCCTGTCCTATTTTCCGGCAGTATCAGGGACAACATAAAACCTTTTCAGGGTGATATGAACAATTCCAGGCTTGAAAAAGCCTTGTATAACGCAAATTGTAAATTTTTATTTACAAAATTTTCAGGACTTGACACCAGAATAGAAGAAGGGGGCAGGCCACTATCGAGCGGAGAAAAACAGCTGGTCTGCATTGCAAGGGCATTTGCCTTTAATCCGGACTTGATAATTTTTGATGAAGCAACTTCCTATATGGACTCACAATCAGAGCAAAAAGTTCATGATGCCATGAAAAAACTAATGAAAGGAAGGCTGTCCATCATCATTGCCCACAGGCTGTCCACAGTTAAACAATGTGATAACATCCTTTTGTTAAGGGATGGAAGCATACAGGAGAGCGGATCTCACCAGGAACTTGCTGCATTAAAGGGTGAATATTACCACCTTTTGCAAAAAGAAAAAATATAA